One Methanobacteriaceae archaeon genomic region harbors:
- a CDS encoding nucleotidyltransferase family protein, producing MNDLIQILKEHENDIKEDFSVKKIGIFGSQIRGDSNDESDVDILVEFDKPTLHNFMGLIFYLEDLFSKKVDLVTEKSLSPYIKSTVEKEVVWCE from the coding sequence ATGAATGATCTTATTCAAATCCTTAAAGAACATGAAAATGATATTAAGGAAGATTTCAGTGTCAAAAAAATAGGTATTTTTGGTTCACAGATTCGTGGTGATTCCAATGATGAAAGCGATGTTGATATCTTAGTTGAATTTGATAAACCTACTTTGCACAATTTTATGGGCCTTATATTCTATTTAGAAGATCTTTTTAGTAAAAAAGTTGATCTGGTCACTGAGAAATCTTTGAGTCCTTATATCAAATCTACAGTAGAAAAAGAGGTTGTCTGGTGTGAGTGA
- a CDS encoding Hsp20/alpha crystallin family protein: MVNKKDVNEKVDDIKSSASDKKEDVSNRINEISEDSKEKSDKLQRDTKHKVDDIKSSASDMKDDVSNKINEIKEDTQDKTEDLQEEVEKKKNQTENLLNDIMNTIKSKQSEVGKTLSDYKSSPKPSLDVIETTENIILKIDIPGVKKEDIDIGIAGERIDIMVKFEEEMEGEDVNFIQKERSYGETKRTIKLPSEIKVKEASANFIDSVLTIKLPKIQQEVHKININ; the protein is encoded by the coding sequence ATGGTTAATAAAAAAGATGTGAATGAAAAAGTGGACGATATAAAATCAAGTGCATCAGATAAAAAAGAGGATGTGAGTAATAGAATAAACGAAATAAGTGAAGATAGCAAAGAAAAGTCTGATAAACTTCAAAGGGATACTAAACATAAAGTGGATGATATAAAATCAAGTGCATCAGATATGAAAGATGATGTAAGTAATAAAATAAACGAAATAAAAGAAGATACCCAAGATAAAACGGAAGATTTGCAAGAAGAAGTTGAAAAAAAGAAAAACCAGACTGAAAACTTGTTAAATGACATAATGAATACTATTAAATCTAAACAAAGTGAAGTTGGAAAAACTCTATCTGATTACAAATCATCCCCCAAACCATCATTGGACGTTATTGAAACCACTGAGAATATAATTTTAAAAATTGACATTCCTGGTGTAAAAAAGGAAGATATTGATATTGGAATTGCCGGTGAAAGAATAGATATCATGGTAAAGTTCGAAGAGGAAATGGAAGGGGAAGACGTTAATTTCATTCAAAAAGAGAGAAGTTACGGCGAAACAAAAAGAACCATTAAACTTCCTTCAGAAATAAAAGTTAAAGAAGCATCAGCTAACTTTATAGACTCGGTTTTAACCATTAAACTACCAAAAATACAACAAGAAGTACATAAAATTAATATTAATTAA
- a CDS encoding TIGR00341 family protein, with product MTYRLILATIPNIHKSEEIYQLLDRYEVLSIWHYTLEGGAMLFHILIRREKTEAIMNLLQKNCQDEEGFRMILLPVEASIPLPETPVRILPVDEEEKTLSGLLDRLESPKLVDRLSRHEIYADIADLSQISRIYLLLIVLSALVAAIGIINNNVAVIIGAMVVAPMLGPNVAWALGNVLGDSKLEKDALKTSIVGILTALMVAFMIGMVFPVDTTVPELLLRTRVGLGSVTLALSSGIVGALSFMVGFRTTLVGVMVAVALMPPLVSSGILLGSGNFELANGALLLFMVNLVSVNLTALLTFKIWKLKPLDKKIRKKAQKNTLLAVTFLIVVLMILIFLILLRRGVFNVFIL from the coding sequence ATGACATACCGTTTAATTCTTGCCACTATCCCCAATATTCACAAATCTGAAGAAATATACCAGTTACTGGATCGCTACGAGGTACTTTCCATATGGCATTATACTCTGGAAGGAGGTGCTATGCTTTTCCATATACTTATACGCAGGGAAAAGACAGAAGCCATCATGAACCTCCTCCAAAAAAATTGTCAAGATGAAGAAGGCTTTAGGATGATTTTACTTCCAGTAGAGGCTTCAATACCTTTACCAGAAACCCCAGTACGGATATTGCCAGTGGATGAAGAGGAAAAAACTCTCTCTGGCCTACTGGATCGTTTGGAATCTCCTAAATTGGTAGATAGATTAAGCAGGCATGAAATTTATGCAGACATCGCTGATTTAAGTCAGATATCCCGTATTTATCTTTTACTTATAGTTCTCTCAGCATTAGTAGCCGCCATCGGTATTATAAATAACAATGTAGCGGTGATTATCGGGGCCATGGTGGTGGCTCCCATGTTAGGGCCCAATGTGGCCTGGGCTCTGGGTAATGTATTGGGAGATTCTAAACTGGAAAAAGATGCCTTGAAAACTTCGATAGTGGGGATATTAACTGCCCTAATGGTCGCATTTATGATTGGTATGGTTTTTCCAGTAGATACTACCGTCCCAGAACTGCTACTTAGAACTAGAGTGGGTTTGGGAAGTGTTACCCTAGCACTTTCTTCAGGGATTGTGGGAGCACTATCATTTATGGTAGGTTTTAGAACCACTCTAGTAGGGGTAATGGTTGCTGTGGCTTTAATGCCTCCTCTGGTAAGTTCTGGTATTCTTTTAGGATCTGGAAACTTTGAACTGGCCAATGGGGCACTGTTGCTTTTTATGGTGAACCTGGTTTCGGTGAATCTCACTGCTTTATTAACTTTTAAAATATGGAAACTGAAGCCGCTGGATAAAAAAATAAGAAAAAAAGCACAAAAAAATACCTTGTTGGCTGTAACTTTTCTTATAGTTGTATTAATGATTTTAATATTTTTAATTCTACTTAGAAGAGGAGTTTTTAATGTTTTTATTCTTTAA
- a CDS encoding Ig-like domain-containing protein, producing MKKHVIIALTVFLMTITLCGAVSANVDPNDVKYVSNTGNDDNNGNETNPYLTIGKGITSVNPNGTVNVADGTYYERLSISKNVNLVGQSQENTILDGNNTGRPLTINTGVNVNISLFTIQNGKATGPYAYGGGIVNSGNLTLNNCTVKNNKANPTGFYGSSYGGGIYNSGNMTIKGSTIEGNVGTGYYAYGGGINNDAIMLIEDSIIQNNLAVSSSDEAMGGGIYNEDMLTIINSSIISNTAQSNYPDDAYGGGIVNYQGTLIMDNSNLESNLAAGYDAYGGGIYSYYGTMHITNSNLNYNHASGWQTSSYGGGIYVNSGSLTLTNSNINQNAVTGQSGFSAVGGGIYTSGATVTITGGSISSNTVNGGNSGGGGISNGGIMTINGCNIQDNTVSGTSSANGGGIYNYYGNTLTVNDSTIKGNTANYGGGIYNYQRTLNITGSTIQENNATWGAGIWSSGTTSISDSLISSNIASTEGGGIYLWGSILTVVDSNIFNNTAIYGGGISNYGTLTVQGSAINDNTAQFGGGIHNIDREVILDNTELLRNTAAGLEVSGARGGAIFNHNGAVNINNSNIDNNTANAISTDSFGGGVYTYGGSLTATNSNINHNTATAISNVYGGGVYTCDSVVTMNFNRIVGNSPTAIFHSLDSYGTVNANYNWWGSNYPDFITLISGVVDYNPWLYMTLQANPNTIKQGEVSNLTVSFNNAFDGTTFTPLDPIDGHIPDKTPVTFNTDLGSVGSKTINKETINGTATATLTADEAAGIAHVNAVSDSQTVNTNVTIQSNTPTTAKASIKGGLYNVNKNVYLSMNKPGNIYYTRNGSTPTNASTKYTGYLTISSSTTLKFIAVGSDGTSSPVYTEKYVIDKTAPKVTVTTPTNKATRFSTTSTIVIKFSKNIKTSINWSKVYIKNLKTGKKVSIKKLISGNKLNLKMIFKRYYNTWYSVYIPAAAISDLTGNNMAKVYTFKFKTRR from the coding sequence GTGAAAAAACATGTAATAATTGCCCTAACAGTTTTTTTAATGACTATCACGCTTTGCGGTGCAGTATCTGCTAATGTTGATCCAAATGATGTTAAATATGTATCAAATACCGGTAATGATGATAACAACGGAAACGAAACCAACCCATATTTGACCATTGGTAAAGGTATAACTTCGGTTAATCCTAATGGTACAGTCAATGTGGCCGATGGAACCTACTATGAACGTCTTTCTATAAGTAAGAATGTTAATCTGGTGGGCCAAAGCCAGGAAAACACCATACTCGATGGAAACAACACCGGACGGCCCCTAACTATTAATACTGGAGTAAACGTGAATATTAGTTTATTTACCATACAAAATGGTAAAGCTACAGGTCCTTATGCTTATGGTGGTGGGATCGTCAACAGTGGCAATTTAACTCTCAATAACTGTACAGTAAAAAACAACAAAGCTAATCCCACGGGTTTTTATGGATCCAGTTATGGTGGTGGAATCTACAACTCCGGAAACATGACCATAAAAGGGAGCACCATTGAAGGGAATGTGGGCACAGGTTACTATGCTTATGGTGGTGGAATAAATAATGACGCTATCATGTTGATTGAAGATAGTATAATTCAGAACAATTTAGCTGTCAGTTCTTCTGATGAAGCTATGGGTGGTGGAATCTACAATGAAGACATGCTAACCATCATTAACAGTTCTATAATTTCCAATACTGCCCAGAGTAACTATCCAGATGATGCATATGGTGGTGGAATTGTCAACTATCAGGGAACATTGATTATGGATAACAGCAACCTGGAAAGTAACTTAGCAGCAGGTTATGACGCCTATGGTGGTGGAATCTACAGTTACTATGGTACCATGCACATTACTAACAGTAACCTTAATTACAACCACGCCTCTGGTTGGCAAACCTCCAGTTATGGTGGTGGAATCTACGTTAATAGTGGAAGTTTAACTTTAACTAACAGTAATATCAACCAAAACGCTGTAACTGGACAATCGGGATTTTCTGCTGTAGGTGGAGGAATCTACACCTCTGGAGCCACCGTGACAATCACGGGTGGAAGTATAAGTTCCAATACAGTAAACGGAGGAAATTCTGGTGGTGGTGGAATCAGTAATGGAGGTATAATGACCATAAATGGCTGTAACATCCAGGATAACACCGTCAGTGGTACTTCTTCTGCTAATGGTGGTGGTATCTACAACTACTACGGTAATACTCTGACAGTCAATGACTCAACTATCAAAGGCAACACCGCTAATTATGGTGGTGGAATCTACAATTACCAGAGAACTCTAAATATTACTGGATCCACTATTCAGGAAAACAATGCTACTTGGGGGGCTGGGATATGGAGTTCTGGAACCACAAGTATCTCTGATTCATTAATCAGTAGCAATATCGCATCTACTGAGGGTGGTGGAATCTACCTCTGGGGCAGTATTTTGACTGTTGTGGATTCAAATATATTCAATAACACCGCTATTTATGGTGGTGGAATCTCAAATTATGGCACTTTAACAGTTCAAGGCTCAGCTATCAATGACAACACAGCCCAGTTTGGTGGTGGAATCCACAACATCGACCGGGAAGTGATTCTGGATAACACCGAATTACTACGAAACACCGCAGCCGGTCTCGAAGTATCTGGAGCACGCGGAGGGGCCATTTTCAATCATAATGGTGCAGTGAATATCAATAACAGTAACATCGATAACAACACAGCTAATGCCATCAGTACAGACAGTTTTGGTGGAGGAGTCTACACTTATGGGGGCAGTTTAACAGCAACTAACAGTAATATCAATCACAACACAGCAACTGCTATTAGTAATGTATATGGTGGAGGAGTCTACACCTGCGATAGTGTTGTGACCATGAACTTCAACCGCATAGTGGGAAATTCCCCTACGGCGATCTTCCATTCCCTAGATTCATATGGCACTGTTAATGCCAATTATAACTGGTGGGGTTCTAATTATCCCGACTTCATTACTTTAATTAGTGGTGTTGTGGATTACAATCCATGGTTATACATGACTCTCCAGGCGAATCCTAATACTATCAAGCAGGGTGAGGTTTCTAATCTAACTGTTAGTTTCAATAATGCCTTTGATGGGACTACGTTTACTCCTTTAGATCCAATTGATGGCCATATACCTGACAAAACACCAGTAACCTTCAATACTGATCTAGGAAGTGTGGGATCTAAAACAATAAACAAAGAAACCATCAATGGAACAGCAACTGCTACTTTAACTGCTGATGAGGCTGCTGGAATAGCTCATGTTAATGCAGTGTCTGATAGTCAAACCGTGAACACCAATGTAACTATTCAATCGAATACCCCAACAACGGCCAAGGCCAGTATCAAAGGTGGGTTATACAATGTAAATAAAAATGTTTACCTGTCTATGAATAAACCTGGGAACATTTATTACACAAGGAATGGGTCCACACCAACCAATGCTAGTACTAAATACACTGGTTACTTGACCATATCCTCTAGTACTACTTTGAAGTTCATTGCGGTGGGTAGTGATGGTACATCTTCACCAGTTTACACTGAAAAGTATGTGATTGATAAAACAGCTCCCAAGGTAACAGTTACAACTCCCACCAATAAGGCTACGAGGTTTTCTACAACTTCAACTATTGTTATAAAATTCAGTAAAAACATTAAAACAAGTATCAACTGGTCTAAAGTATACATTAAAAACTTGAAAACAGGTAAAAAAGTATCAATCAAAAAATTAATCAGCGGAAATAAATTAAATCTCAAAATGATTTTCAAAAGGTATTATAATACCTGGTACTCAGTTTACATACCCGCAGCAGCCATAAGTGATCTAACAGGAAACAACATGGCCAAAGTATACACATTCAAATTCAAAACAAGAAGATAA
- a CDS encoding NosD domain-containing protein: MKKQLIIITLITLFAIISASAVSAADTNNTTLPDPLNTRTEISYITIQSAIDDPLTLDGDTIDVEPGTYNENVVVNKNLTIRATGPNTIVNGSFTITATGSGSTIQGFTINNATKTNVFSENFDSVSAPVLPSGWAMQVVNWPSGNMPNWETNVGTRHPSGVAAHSGSNLAYFNSWSVADFKSARLYRTTGLDFSGLNSAELSFWMYHDVGYFGASDRVQLQVSTDGGLTWNNVGSDINRDDGSIGWKQHSISISSYTGQNDVRIGFLGISGFGNDCHIDDIEVKTGVTSETNGIYVNGASYVTLTGNTINGFNAGNGIYLNSANYNTINQNTVNNCVNGIYTYASNNNIISENTVSNNANVGIFITETSTGNNIINNIAKNMNGYGIYLNRFCDNNNIEGNHITTSSLDGITIGASTGNTIKKNFIAYNNKYGIWSNYYGNIITENTIINNYRGIGLNNYLENGQAETILFNRIVNNIEYNYINLQPLSHGLPAVSYNWWGSNSPDSSKISGLGTFGPWIFMTINATPDTIKNGQTSLVTVSFNNAAFSSDNIVPLDPANGHIPDGMQVTFNTDLGSIGSKTIDKQIVNGIAMATLTADETAGIAHLNAVSDYQTVYTNVTIIPVSSLYLNVTTDKANPVVGDTVVYTLKVGNKGPDTAKNVVMTYVVPKGLEFPGAKVDVGSYTYDATTRTVTWTIGDVPVGDPYMWLSLKVTSAGSYLINPLLSTSTYDPTLNSNTQSLTFNAAATPNNNNNTNNNTNTNNTVNAATNTVTMQETGMPLVALLLAILMIAGGIIGTKK; this comes from the coding sequence GTGAAAAAACAATTAATAATAATTACACTAATTACTCTGTTTGCTATAATCTCTGCCAGCGCAGTATCGGCTGCGGACACCAATAACACTACTCTACCTGACCCTTTAAATACTCGAACCGAAATCAGTTACATTACTATTCAATCTGCTATCGACGATCCATTAACCCTTGATGGAGACACCATTGATGTGGAACCAGGGACTTACAATGAAAACGTGGTGGTAAACAAGAACCTAACTATTAGAGCCACAGGCCCTAACACCATAGTCAATGGTAGTTTCACCATAACTGCCACTGGAAGCGGTTCTACCATACAGGGATTTACCATTAACAATGCTACAAAAACAAATGTATTCAGTGAGAACTTTGACAGTGTAAGTGCTCCAGTATTACCTTCTGGATGGGCCATGCAAGTAGTAAACTGGCCTTCAGGCAATATGCCCAACTGGGAAACTAATGTGGGTACAAGGCATCCTTCAGGAGTCGCCGCACACAGCGGTTCTAATCTGGCCTACTTTAACTCATGGTCTGTAGCAGATTTTAAATCAGCTCGTTTATACCGTACCACGGGACTCGATTTTAGTGGTTTAAACAGTGCTGAACTTTCCTTCTGGATGTATCATGATGTTGGTTATTTTGGTGCTTCTGACAGAGTTCAATTACAGGTTTCCACTGACGGAGGACTAACCTGGAATAATGTGGGATCTGATATTAACCGTGATGATGGGTCCATTGGCTGGAAACAACACTCCATATCTATCAGTTCTTACACTGGCCAGAATGACGTGCGTATCGGATTTTTAGGCATAAGTGGATTTGGAAATGACTGCCACATCGACGATATAGAAGTAAAAACTGGTGTAACATCAGAAACTAATGGGATCTATGTCAATGGGGCATCTTATGTCACCTTAACAGGAAATACCATTAATGGATTTAATGCCGGGAACGGAATTTATCTAAATTCTGCCAACTACAACACCATTAACCAGAACACCGTCAATAATTGTGTAAATGGAATCTACACCTATGCCTCAAACAACAACATAATCTCAGAAAACACTGTTTCTAACAATGCTAATGTAGGAATTTTTATTACAGAAACCTCCACTGGCAATAATATAATCAACAACATCGCTAAAAACATGAATGGATATGGTATTTATTTAAACAGATTCTGTGATAATAACAACATAGAAGGCAACCATATAACAACCAGCTCTTTGGATGGGATTACCATAGGAGCTTCCACTGGAAACACCATAAAAAAGAATTTCATCGCCTACAACAATAAATACGGGATATGGAGTAACTACTACGGCAACATCATAACCGAAAACACCATTATCAACAATTATAGGGGAATAGGTCTTAACAACTACCTGGAAAACGGCCAAGCCGAAACCATCCTTTTTAACAGGATAGTCAACAACATTGAATACAATTACATTAATCTGCAACCACTCAGCCACGGACTACCAGCTGTATCCTACAATTGGTGGGGAAGTAACTCTCCAGATTCTTCCAAGATATCTGGACTAGGAACATTCGGCCCATGGATATTCATGACCATCAACGCTACCCCGGATACCATTAAAAACGGCCAAACTAGTTTAGTAACAGTTAGTTTCAACAATGCAGCCTTCAGTAGTGACAATATTGTACCACTGGATCCTGCTAATGGACACATACCTGATGGAATGCAAGTGACTTTCAACACTGATTTAGGTAGTATTGGCTCTAAGACCATAGACAAACAAATAGTTAATGGTATTGCTATGGCCACCCTAACTGCTGATGAAACTGCTGGAATAGCCCATTTAAATGCTGTGAGTGATTATCAAACCGTATACACAAATGTGACTATTATTCCAGTTTCCAGTCTTTACCTTAATGTTACTACTGATAAGGCCAACCCGGTGGTTGGTGATACAGTGGTGTACACTCTAAAAGTCGGTAACAAAGGACCAGATACTGCAAAAAACGTGGTAATGACTTATGTAGTCCCTAAAGGTTTGGAATTTCCAGGGGCCAAAGTAGATGTAGGAAGTTACACCTATGATGCGACCACCCGGACGGTGACCTGGACTATTGGTGATGTGCCGGTAGGCGATCCATACATGTGGTTATCCCTCAAAGTTACAAGTGCAGGAAGCTATCTCATAAACCCCCTACTATCAACCAGTACCTACGACCCAACACTAAACAGTAATACACAAAGTTTAACTTTCAATGCTGCAGCAACACCAAACAACAATAATAACACTAACAACAACACTAACACTAATAACACAGTAAATGCCGCAACTAACACCGTAACCATGCAAGAAACAGGAATGCCATTAGTAGCTCTACTACTAGCTATCCTAATGATAGCCGGTGGAATAATTGGAACCAAAAAATAA
- a CDS encoding radical SAM protein: MNKNIDAMLINPYDENALKNALGFIAPPMNLMYLASSLEKESYCVKIVDDDLLQLGYENVSEMAEKLNPQVVGVTATTSTIKSALKYVEMVKKILPESLTVIGGPHATFMPLETLNSSGDLDVVVMGEGEETMVDILDESFQEVPQMDNVPGIFFRDPQTRNIKSTPERPLIKDLDSLPFPARHLVPFESYAASKEQTGGIITSRGCVYSCNYCSSSLIMGKKFRSRSPDNVVDEIEELIDKYHIRDFGFMDDTFMLNKRRANDIADEIKTRGLDVSFVASSRVDRVDPGLLQNLKSSGMKTIYYGVESGSQRILDLMKKGISLKNAENAVKIAKNAGLEVLTSFIIGYPGETKEDINKTIDFSIKLEPDYCQYSILTPFPGTPIYNELKEKNLIDNEDWQEYTVLKPLLKYDQLGLNKKMVERKLAAAYLKFYTRPKYLLNHRYMFKVMLQTVMRSFIIPKLKGSTGNGWYQNLE, translated from the coding sequence ATGAATAAAAACATTGATGCAATGTTAATAAATCCATATGATGAGAATGCATTGAAAAATGCACTGGGTTTTATAGCTCCGCCTATGAATCTCATGTACCTGGCCTCGTCACTGGAGAAGGAATCTTATTGCGTAAAAATAGTAGATGATGACCTACTTCAGCTGGGTTATGAAAATGTTTCTGAGATGGCAGAAAAGCTTAATCCACAAGTAGTTGGTGTTACGGCCACTACATCCACCATAAAAAGTGCATTGAAATATGTGGAAATGGTTAAAAAAATTCTACCTGAATCTTTAACGGTGATTGGTGGCCCTCATGCTACTTTTATGCCACTTGAAACATTAAATAGTTCTGGAGATCTGGATGTAGTAGTTATGGGTGAGGGTGAAGAGACCATGGTGGATATCCTAGATGAATCATTCCAGGAAGTTCCACAAATGGATAATGTTCCGGGAATTTTTTTCAGAGATCCCCAAACTCGAAATATAAAATCTACTCCTGAGAGACCTTTAATAAAAGACCTTGATTCTTTACCTTTTCCTGCTAGACATCTGGTTCCATTTGAATCTTATGCTGCTTCCAAAGAGCAAACTGGTGGAATAATAACCAGTAGAGGTTGTGTATATTCCTGCAACTACTGTTCATCATCACTTATTATGGGTAAAAAGTTCAGATCGCGCAGTCCTGATAATGTAGTGGATGAAATTGAAGAATTAATAGATAAATACCACATAAGGGATTTTGGATTCATGGACGACACATTCATGTTGAATAAAAGACGGGCCAATGATATTGCAGATGAAATTAAAACCAGAGGCCTGGATGTGAGTTTTGTAGCATCATCCCGTGTTGACCGGGTAGATCCAGGTCTTCTTCAGAATCTAAAAAGTTCAGGAATGAAAACCATATATTATGGTGTTGAATCCGGGTCGCAGCGTATTTTGGACCTGATGAAAAAAGGTATAAGTCTTAAAAACGCTGAAAATGCGGTTAAGATTGCGAAAAATGCAGGTTTAGAAGTATTGACTTCTTTTATCATAGGATATCCTGGAGAAACTAAAGAGGATATTAATAAAACAATTGATTTTTCTATAAAACTTGAACCTGATTATTGCCAATACTCTATATTAACTCCATTTCCCGGAACACCGATTTACAATGAACTTAAGGAAAAAAATTTAATAGATAATGAAGATTGGCAAGAATACACCGTCCTTAAGCCACTTTTGAAATACGATCAACTAGGTTTGAACAAGAAAATGGTGGAGAGAAAACTAGCTGCGGCCTACTTAAAATTTTATACTCGGCCTAAATATCTTCTTAACCATAGATATATGTTCAAAGTCATGTTGCAAACAGTTATGAGAAGTTTTATAATCCCTAAACTCAAGGGGAGTACAGGTAATGGTTGGTACCAAAACCTGGAATAA
- a CDS encoding PRC-barrel domain-containing protein translates to MKIVDELAGKSVIDESGDQVGIVKDIEWDFATNKVKSIILQEAGISAKIGLGDKKIVPYEMIEVIGDTVLIKGRVFKTE, encoded by the coding sequence ATGAAAATTGTTGATGAATTGGCTGGTAAATCTGTAATTGACGAATCCGGAGATCAAGTAGGAATTGTAAAAGATATAGAATGGGATTTTGCAACAAACAAAGTGAAATCTATTATTTTACAAGAAGCAGGAATATCTGCTAAGATTGGTCTAGGTGATAAAAAAATAGTACCCTATGAAATGATTGAAGTTATTGGAGATACAGTTTTAATAAAAGGAAGAGTTTTCAAGACTGAATAA
- a CDS encoding DUF1802 family protein — translation MKTIQDCLLEKNATVEALGQGKQSILIRNYENTLKEFLLYPTIEYLDDEKYLDSFQDKHHSFIKKNSKPDIEGPEFEVKYYAKVEEEIKKPAASIEAINKHHMWTDEYVNDYMNADTTIVWLLRVYKLKEPVVIKRTNGMVYADVDEAISVEDIEPVLSDAEFNKLKKSLK, via the coding sequence ATGAAAACTATACAAGACTGTCTATTAGAAAAAAACGCAACTGTAGAGGCCTTAGGACAGGGCAAACAATCTATTTTAATTAGGAACTATGAAAATACTTTGAAAGAATTTTTACTTTATCCTACTATTGAATATCTGGATGATGAAAAATACCTGGACAGCTTCCAAGATAAACATCATTCTTTCATCAAGAAAAATTCCAAACCGGATATAGAAGGCCCTGAATTTGAAGTCAAATACTATGCCAAAGTGGAAGAAGAAATTAAAAAACCAGCCGCTAGTATTGAAGCTATAAATAAGCACCATATGTGGACTGATGAGTATGTAAATGATTATATGAACGCTGATACTACCATTGTTTGGCTTTTAAGAGTTTACAAACTAAAAGAACCGGTGGTTATCAAAAGAACCAATGGTATGGTTTATGCTGACGTGGATGAAGCAATTTCCGTAGAAGATATTGAACCAGTATTATCTGATGCAGAATTTAATAAATTAAAAAAGAGTTTAAAATAG
- a CDS encoding DUF5518 domain-containing protein: MASIAVVVEGFILAIIFTVVLAILGIGSVMGLPVALFGFLIAGIIVGYISYGDIFDGMINGALMGVAGAIILWLLSLFKGQIAAFSAQLSNYVPLNTPPEIILVIAVGAIGAVVGSLISRFNHRNRRYRNGDEDSDERNQRNQDYSNKKWRD; the protein is encoded by the coding sequence ATGGCCAGTATTGCGGTTGTGGTTGAAGGGTTTATTTTAGCAATTATATTTACCGTAGTTTTAGCAATTCTAGGAATTGGATCGGTTATGGGATTGCCGGTGGCTCTATTTGGTTTTTTAATTGCAGGTATAATTGTGGGTTACATTTCATATGGTGATATTTTTGATGGAATGATTAATGGGGCACTTATGGGTGTTGCTGGGGCAATTATCTTGTGGTTATTGAGTTTATTCAAAGGCCAAATCGCGGCATTTTCTGCACAGTTGTCTAATTATGTTCCCTTAAACACACCACCCGAGATAATTTTGGTTATAGCTGTGGGCGCCATAGGTGCCGTGGTGGGATCTCTAATATCAAGATTCAATCACAGAAACCGAAGATATAGGAATGGAGATGAAGATTCTGATGAAAGGAATCAACGAAATCAAGACTATAGTAACAAAAAATGGAGAGACTGA
- a CDS encoding LEA domain-containing protein: MGEKTDELKGKVKQKEGEIKGKAKEYEGEIKGKSKEIEGKIKGKLQK; encoded by the coding sequence ATGGGAGAAAAAACAGATGAATTAAAAGGAAAAGTTAAACAAAAAGAAGGTGAAATTAAAGGAAAAGCTAAAGAATATGAGGGTGAGATTAAAGGGAAATCTAAAGAAATTGAAGGAAAAATAAAAGGTAAACTTCAAAAATAA
- a CDS encoding DUF86 domain-containing protein has translation MSDDDLFLGHILDEITFIEENFSQISFDSFIKNPVLQRASIRSLEIIGEAVKNSKNFRCPKNLRFLDGR, from the coding sequence GTGAGTGATGACGATTTATTTTTAGGACATATACTTGATGAAATTACTTTTATTGAAGAAAACTTCAGCCAGATTTCATTTGATAGCTTCATAAAAAATCCTGTTCTCCAAAGGGCATCTATAAGAAGTCTAGAAATAATTGGTGAAGCTGTTAAAAATTCAAAGAATTTTCGATGCCCGAAAAATCTTCGATTTTTGGACGGCCGTTAA
- a CDS encoding DUF86 domain-containing protein yields the protein MKLLKIQRIFDARKIFDFWTAVKNLSESFKADNPEIEWKEIAGMRDRLIHRYFSVDWDIVWEVINNRLPELKNIIKMA from the coding sequence GTGAAGCTGTTAAAAATTCAAAGAATTTTCGATGCCCGAAAAATCTTCGATTTTTGGACGGCCGTTAAAAATTTATCTGAAAGTTTTAAAGCAGATAATCCGGAAATTGAATGGAAAGAAATCGCTGGAATGAGGGATAGGCTTATACACCGCTATTTCAGTGTTGATTGGGATATTGTTTGGGAAGTTATTAATAATAGACTTCCTGAATTAAAAAATATTATAAAAATGGCTTAA